GGTGCCGACCGTCTCGATGACGAGGGTGGCCAGCATGCAGCCGACCTGGGCGGCGCGCTCGTGGGAGACGCCCCAGGCGAGCCCGGAGAGGAAACCGGCCCGGAAGGCGTCGCCGACTCCGGTGGGGTCGGCCTTGCGCTCCTCCTCGGCGCAGCCGACCTCGATCGGGTCCTGGCCGACCGCCTCGATGCGGACGCCGCGCGAGCCGAGGGTGGTGACGCGGTGGCCGACCTTGCCGAGGATCTCCTCGTCGCTCCAGCCGGTCTTGGACTCGATGAGGCCCTTCTCGTACTCGTTGGAGAAGAGGTACGTGGCGCCGTCCAGCAGGATGCGGATCTCGTCGCCGTTCATCCGGGCGATCTGCTGGGAGAAGTCGGCGGCGAACGGGATGGAGCGGGAGCGGCACTCCTCCGTGTGGCGGAGCATCGCCTCCGGGTCGTCGGCGCCGATCAGGACCAGGTCGAGGCCGCCGACGCGGTCGGCGACGGTCTTCAGCTCGATGAGCCTGGCCTCGCTCATCGCGCCGGTGTAGAAGGAGCCGATCTGGTTGTGGGAGGCGTCCGTGGTGCACACGAAGCGGGCGGTGTGCAGGGTCTCGGAGATGCGCACCGAGTCGGTGTCGACGCCGTGCCGCTCCAGCCAGGCGCGGTACTCGTCGAAGTCGAAGCCGGCGGCGCCGACCAGCAGCGGGGTGGCGCCGAGCTGGCCCATTCCGAAGGCGATGTTCGCGCCGACGCCGCCCCTGCGTACGTCCAGGTTGTCGACCAGGAACGACAGCGAGACCGTGTGCAGCTGGTCCGCGACCAACTGGTCGGCGAAGCGGCCGGGGAAGGTCATGAGGTGGTCGGTGGCGATGGAGCCGGTGACTGCGATGCGCACGGCGTGGACTCTCCTGGGGGGAGGTGGAATGACAGTTCACGCTACCGGGTGGGCCGCAC
The sequence above is a segment of the Streptomyces griseoviridis genome. Coding sequences within it:
- a CDS encoding carbohydrate kinase family protein, giving the protein MRIAVTGSIATDHLMTFPGRFADQLVADQLHTVSLSFLVDNLDVRRGGVGANIAFGMGQLGATPLLVGAAGFDFDEYRAWLERHGVDTDSVRISETLHTARFVCTTDASHNQIGSFYTGAMSEARLIELKTVADRVGGLDLVLIGADDPEAMLRHTEECRSRSIPFAADFSQQIARMNGDEIRILLDGATYLFSNEYEKGLIESKTGWSDEEILGKVGHRVTTLGSRGVRIEAVGQDPIEVGCAEEERKADPTGVGDAFRAGFLSGLAWGVSHERAAQVGCMLATLVIETVGTQEYQLRRANFMDRFTKAYGHEAAAEVRAHLV